The nucleotide window CGCTTGCCCTGCTGTTGTCCGCCTGCGCGGAAACGGAGTTCGTGGTCCACACGGCCAAACAGGTCCAGAACGCCACGTCGGATGGCAGACCGCTTGGCCGCTACAAGGTCGGGTCTCCCTACGCGATCAATAACGTCTGGTACTATCCCCAGGTCGATTACGGATATGTCGAAACCGGTATCGCCTCCTGGTACGGACCGAACTTCCACAACAAAGACACCGCCAATGGTGAGGTGTTCGACCAGAACGCTGTCACAGCCGCGCACCGCACCTTGCCGATGCCGAGCGTTGTACGGGTGACCAATCTGGAGAATGGCCGTGCGCTGGTTGTCCGGATCAATGATCGGGGGCCCTTCGCGCATGGCCGGATCATCGATCTTTCCCGCCGTTCCGCGCAGCTTCTCGGATTTCAGCGTCAGGGCACAGCGAAGGTCCGTGTCGAAATCTTGCCTGAAGAGAGCCGCCAGATCGCGGAAGCTTATCAGTCAGGCAAGCCGGTACAGCTCGCCAGCTTGAATACGGCCCCGGTTCCGACACCGACTGCGGCCCCAAGTGTGGGAGTATCCAAAGGGAACGTATCGGAGATACCGGGCACTATTGTTCTGACACCGCCCCCGCCGCCGGTCGTCTCCACAACGCCAAGCCCCGCGGATCAGGGAAGTGCCGTTGATCTCGCCCGCCAGTCACGCAGCCAGACCGTCATTCAATCCCAGCCGGAACAGACCGAGATATTCGTTCAGGCCGGTGCTTTCACGAATGCGAACAATGCGGACAAGCTGACGCAAATTCTGGCCGATGTTGGCCCGGTGCGGATCGATCCGCGCCAGATAGAGGGCAAATACTTCTACCGCGTGCGCCTTGGCCCTCTGGAAAATGTAGAGGATGCGGATCGGATACTTGAGGCCATCATTGGCAGGGGATATCCCGGCGCGCGCGTGATCGTCGAATAGTGCGGGTTAACTGGCCGCTAAAAATTTTGCGGGGCGGGCTTATGTCTCATTTCAATCAAATTTGTGCATTATGTACAAAACTGCTTGGGGCTGTTGAAGCCGAAAACCTGTTGGACCAAAATGTCTCGTCATTCGGACGGGTGGGGATCTCATGACGATAATAGCCGGCAAACTTAACGTGGCAGTCGGACATATGCGCCTTGTACTTGGCGGGGCCGGGTTCCTTGTGGCCTGCCTACTTTGGGCGCCGCAGGCATCAGCGCTCGATACCAGTGCACGTGAAGCCATCCTGATCGACTACGACACCGGCACGGTCCTTTTTCAAAAGGATGCGGACAAGCCGATGCCGCCCGCCTCCATGACGAAGATCATGACGGTTTTCATGGCGTTCGAGCGCCTGAAGGACGGCAGGCTTTCCATGGACGACACCATTGCTATCAGCGAGAAGGCCTGGCGCAAGGGCGGCTCTAAGATGTTCGTGAAGGTGAATACCAGGGTTGCCGTGCATGACATTCTGCATGGCATTATCGTGCAAAGCGGCAATGACGCTGCCATCGCTCTGGCTGAAGCACTTGGCGGAACCGAAGAGGCATTCGCCGCTGAGATGACCAAGCGGGCGCTTGAGATCGGTTTAACCAACAGCACCTTCCGTAACGCGACTGGCTGGCCGGATCCGGAGCACCGGACGACGGCCCATGATCTTTCGCGTCTTGCCATCGAAACCATCCGCCGTTTCCCGGAGTACTATCCGATCTATTCGGAAACGAAATTCACCTACAACAAGATCAAACAAGGCAACCGGAATCCGCTGCTCTATAAGAACATGGGCGCAGACGGGCTGAAGACAGGGCATACGGAAGCCGCCGGATACGGCCTCACCGCGTCGGCTGTCCGGAACGGCAGACGTCTGATCCTGGTCGTTAACGGACTTGAAAGCGTGTCCGCGCGCTCCCGCGAAGGCGAGGCCTTGATCGATTGGGGCTTCCGCGAGTTTGAGAACTACAACCTCTTTGAAAAGGGCGCTGTCGTCGCGGACGCAGATGTCTGGCTGGGGAACTCCAAAACCGTTCCTCTTGTGACCGATAGCGATGTGCTTCTCACGCTCAAGCGGACCGCACGCCAGAAGATGAAAGTCAGCGTGGTCTATGAAGGGCCTATCCCGGCTCCGATCGCCGCCGGCACTCAACTGGCTACGCTGAAAGTCTCGGCCCCGGATATGGATGACGTGACTATACCGCTCTATGCCGGTGACGATGTCGAGCAGCTCGGCGTATTCGGTAAAGTAGGCGCCGCAGTCGAATACCTTGTCTGGGGCAGTGGTGGTTGATCGCGCTGCCCCCGAAAGAGGGCGCTTCATCACATTCGAAGGCGGAGAAGGGGCTGGCAAAAGCACCCAGATCCGCGTGCTGGCAGCGGCGCTGGAGAAAGCCGGGCAGGATGTCTGCCTGACACGCGAGCCCGGAGGCTCTGCCGGGGCGGAACAGATCCGGGAACTGCTTGTCACCGGCGATCCCCAGCGTTGGGACGCCATGACGGAGCTTCTGTTGCTCTACGCCGCCCGGAGGGACCACGTCCGGCGTCTGATCGAACCCGCGCTTGAAAAAGGCACCTGGGTGCTCTGTGACCGGTTCTCCGATTCCACGATGGCCTATCAGGGCTATGGCCACGGGCTGGACCGCGGGAAAATCGCGGATCTGCACAAGATCGTGCTCGGCGCCCTCAGCCCGGACCTGACAATCATCCTCGATCTCGATCCCAAAATCGGTCTCGCCCGCACCCGGATCACGGATGAGGCACACCGGCGCGGCGCGGAGGATCGGTTCGAGCGCATGGAAATCGCATTTCATCAGCGGATGCGGGACGGGTTTCGGGATATTGCTGCAGCAGAGCCGGAGCGCGTGGGCCTGGTCGATGCGGATGTCGATACAGACCGCGTGAGCGAAGCTATCGCCAGGCTCGTCCGCGAACGGCTCGGCGCTCCTCTATGAGCGAAGAACACCGCCTTTCCCTGCCGAGAGAAAACGATACTCTTATCGGTCATGCAGCCGCGGAAACGGCGATGTATGACGCTATTTCCTCTGGACGAATTCCGCATGCCTGGATGATCACTGGGCCGGCCGGGATCGGTAAAGCAACCCTGGCCTACCGGTTTGCCCGCTATGTGCTGTCTGGCGGCGGAGGAGAAGATGAGGGGCCGGGCCTCTTCGGTGATGCGTTACCGCCGCCGGCAGCAAGTCTCAATGTGTTGAGTGACGATCCAGTTTTCGCGCAGATCGCTGCCGGAAGTCATCCGGACATGCTGGTCGTCGAACGCGGCTACGACGAGAAACGCAAGAAGATGCGCGGCGAGATCGTAGTCGACGATGTGCGCAAGATCGGCAGCTTTCTGCGTCTGACCCCATCGCTTGGCGGCTGGCGCGTTGTCATTCTCGACTGCGCGGACGAGATGAATAGGAACGCGGCAAATGCGGTTCTGAAACTGCTGGAAGAGCCGCCGCGGCAGGCCCTCATTTTGCTTGTCAGCCACACGCCGGGGCGGTTGCTGCCGACGATCAGATCCCGTTGCCGGACAGTTCGTCTCGGCCCGCTCTCCGACAGCCAGATCGCCGAGTTGCTGGCTATCCACCAGCCGGAACTCCCGCCGGAAACCGCCGCTACACTGGTGGCTCTTTCCGAAGGCAGCATCGGCCGCGCTCTCGGACTTGCAGCAGAAGGCGGTATTTCCGCGCTGGAGGATATTTTCGGTGCACTTGGTTCCTATCCGCAGCTTCAGGATCTCGGACTGTTGGAACTGGCTGACAGATGGACCAAGCCGGTCAAGGCGGAGGAAAGCGATCCTTTCTTAAC belongs to Nisaea sp. and includes:
- a CDS encoding D-alanyl-D-alanine carboxypeptidase family protein — translated: MTIIAGKLNVAVGHMRLVLGGAGFLVACLLWAPQASALDTSAREAILIDYDTGTVLFQKDADKPMPPASMTKIMTVFMAFERLKDGRLSMDDTIAISEKAWRKGGSKMFVKVNTRVAVHDILHGIIVQSGNDAAIALAEALGGTEEAFAAEMTKRALEIGLTNSTFRNATGWPDPEHRTTAHDLSRLAIETIRRFPEYYPIYSETKFTYNKIKQGNRNPLLYKNMGADGLKTGHTEAAGYGLTASAVRNGRRLILVVNGLESVSARSREGEALIDWGFREFENYNLFEKGAVVADADVWLGNSKTVPLVTDSDVLLTLKRTARQKMKVSVVYEGPIPAPIAAGTQLATLKVSAPDMDDVTIPLYAGDDVEQLGVFGKVGAAVEYLVWGSGG
- the tmk gene encoding dTMP kinase; this encodes MVDRAAPERGRFITFEGGEGAGKSTQIRVLAAALEKAGQDVCLTREPGGSAGAEQIRELLVTGDPQRWDAMTELLLLYAARRDHVRRLIEPALEKGTWVLCDRFSDSTMAYQGYGHGLDRGKIADLHKIVLGALSPDLTIILDLDPKIGLARTRITDEAHRRGAEDRFERMEIAFHQRMRDGFRDIAAAEPERVGLVDADVDTDRVSEAIARLVRERLGAPL
- a CDS encoding septal ring lytic transglycosylase RlpA family protein; translation: MKSLATISFMTLALLLSACAETEFVVHTAKQVQNATSDGRPLGRYKVGSPYAINNVWYYPQVDYGYVETGIASWYGPNFHNKDTANGEVFDQNAVTAAHRTLPMPSVVRVTNLENGRALVVRINDRGPFAHGRIIDLSRRSAQLLGFQRQGTAKVRVEILPEESRQIAEAYQSGKPVQLASLNTAPVPTPTAAPSVGVSKGNVSEIPGTIVLTPPPPPVVSTTPSPADQGSAVDLARQSRSQTVIQSQPEQTEIFVQAGAFTNANNADKLTQILADVGPVRIDPRQIEGKYFYRVRLGPLENVEDADRILEAIIGRGYPGARVIVE
- a CDS encoding DNA polymerase III subunit delta', producing MSEEHRLSLPRENDTLIGHAAAETAMYDAISSGRIPHAWMITGPAGIGKATLAYRFARYVLSGGGGEDEGPGLFGDALPPPAASLNVLSDDPVFAQIAAGSHPDMLVVERGYDEKRKKMRGEIVVDDVRKIGSFLRLTPSLGGWRVVILDCADEMNRNAANAVLKLLEEPPRQALILLVSHTPGRLLPTIRSRCRTVRLGPLSDSQIAELLAIHQPELPPETAATLVALSEGSIGRALGLAAEGGISALEDIFGALGSYPQLQDLGLLELADRWTKPVKAEESDPFLTGMNLLDWWLGRVARDAAAGHAPVDRVKGMGAAALRLTETLGPAGIAERRTRIASLLGKGIGLNLEKRQLLMDVFYSLAPDHAAS